CCCACGGTCCGGTCGGCGCGGCGATCGCTAACGCCGTCGCGCGTGCGCTGGACTGTAGGATCCGCGATCTGCCGATCACCCGCGAGCGGACTATCGCCGTTCTGAATCGATGAAGTCGCTGGCCATCGACATCCACGCGCACGCCCTTATCGAGGAGGTGGAGAAGCTCGTACGCGGACAGGCCGGATGGCGCCGCGAGGTCCAAATGGCGGCGCGGGTTACCGGCGCTGCCTCGCTGGAACGCAATCGGCAACTGATGGCCAACGATTGGCAGCCCGCCCTCACCAGCGTCGAAAAGCGGATCGCCGCGATGGACCGGATGACAGTCGACATCCAGACCGTGAGCGTGGTGCCCTCCCAATATCACTACTGGGCCGATCGCGATCTCGCGGAGAGGATCGTAGCGACGGCCAATCAAGAGATCGCCAAGATTTGTGCGCAGCGTCCTGACCGTCTGGTGGGACTCGGGATTGTCGCACTGCAGCACCCCGATCTGGCGGTGGCGCAGTTGCAAGGCGCGGTGGGGGAGTTGGGTTTGAAGGGCGTGATGGTTTCGACCGCGGTGAACGGTGCCGAGCTTGCCGACCCGCGCAATCTCCCGTTTTGGAGCAAGGCGGAGGAGCTGGGCGCGTTGGTATTCATCCATCCGATGGGGTGCTCGCTGGGCGAGAGGCTCACCCCTTTCTATTTCTCCAACTTGATTGGCAATCCCGCCGAAACCACGGTTGCGCTGGCGCACCTGGTTTTTTCCGGGGTTTTCGATCGCTGTCCGCGGCTTAAGGTCTGTGCGGCCCACGGCGGCGGATACTTTCCTTTCTATAGTGCGCGGTTCGATCACGGATGGCGGGTCCGGCCCGAAGCGCACTCCTGCCGGCTCGCACCGAGCGAGTATCTGAAGCGCATCTGGTTCGATTCTCTGGTCTACACGCCCGAGCAGCTCGGCTTCTTAATCAAGCAGGCAGGCCCAAGCCAGATCGTCCTGGGAACTGACTTCCCCTTCGATATGGGCATGGACGACCCGGTCGCGCGGCTCGATCTGATAACGGCGCTCAGCGGCGCCGACCGCGCTGCCATCTGCGGGCGCAACGCAGCGAAGTTGTTGGGAATCTAGCCGCCCGCCGGGCGCGCGCGCGTGGCATTGATACAGGAATCATTGCTTGGTGCGGCCTCGCCTCGCGCAGAAGACGCGCCTGACGGCGAATTTTGCTA
Above is a window of Candidatus Binataceae bacterium DNA encoding:
- a CDS encoding amidohydrolase family protein, whose protein sequence is MKSLAIDIHAHALIEEVEKLVRGQAGWRREVQMAARVTGAASLERNRQLMANDWQPALTSVEKRIAAMDRMTVDIQTVSVVPSQYHYWADRDLAERIVATANQEIAKICAQRPDRLVGLGIVALQHPDLAVAQLQGAVGELGLKGVMVSTAVNGAELADPRNLPFWSKAEELGALVFIHPMGCSLGERLTPFYFSNLIGNPAETTVALAHLVFSGVFDRCPRLKVCAAHGGGYFPFYSARFDHGWRVRPEAHSCRLAPSEYLKRIWFDSLVYTPEQLGFLIKQAGPSQIVLGTDFPFDMGMDDPVARLDLITALSGADRAAICGRNAAKLLGI